A single region of the Marinobacter bohaiensis genome encodes:
- a CDS encoding alpha-E domain-containing protein has product MLARVAENVYWMGRYLERIDDTARLLNATTHMLIDSPEDTRFSWPVLIDVLGEDAKGFIQEGSSSELGVMHYLIAAEDSSASLRHSCAQMRTNARCVREVIPRDFWEEINSLHLFVQSECKVASSRAQRYRMMAQVIRRCQTVVGVTDGTMLRDDTYRLFNIGRHLERADMTTRIMDVLVLQQLTPSDDLQGRRHFQWSSLLNALGASESYRRYYAEEEGTTDVSEFLLTFGAFPRSVAYCLNKIEWEVQTLPHADAVLKALANLRKALDSEPLHTLSTLQMHELIDNVQAGLITLHAALVNEALYAPAA; this is encoded by the coding sequence ATGCTGGCACGAGTCGCCGAAAACGTATACTGGATGGGGCGCTACCTGGAGCGGATCGATGATACGGCGCGCCTGCTTAACGCCACCACGCATATGCTCATCGATTCACCGGAGGACACCCGCTTCAGCTGGCCGGTGCTGATCGACGTGCTGGGGGAGGACGCCAAGGGCTTTATCCAGGAGGGCAGCTCCAGCGAGCTGGGCGTCATGCACTACCTGATCGCGGCGGAAGACAGCAGCGCGTCCCTGCGCCATTCCTGCGCCCAGATGCGCACCAACGCCCGCTGCGTGCGGGAGGTGATCCCCCGGGATTTCTGGGAGGAGATCAATTCCCTGCACCTGTTCGTGCAGTCCGAGTGCAAGGTGGCGTCCAGCCGCGCCCAGCGCTACCGCATGATGGCGCAGGTGATCCGGCGTTGCCAGACGGTGGTGGGGGTGACCGACGGCACCATGCTGCGGGACGACACCTATCGCCTGTTCAATATCGGCCGTCACCTGGAACGGGCGGACATGACGACGCGTATCATGGACGTCCTCGTGCTGCAGCAATTGACGCCGAGCGACGATCTCCAGGGGCGCCGGCATTTCCAGTGGAGCTCGCTGCTCAACGCGCTGGGGGCTTCCGAGTCCTACCGGCGTTACTATGCCGAGGAGGAGGGCACGACCGATGTCAGCGAATTCCTGCTGACGTTCGGCGCTTTCCCCCGCTCGGTGGCCTACTGCCTGAACAAGATCGAGTGGGAGGTGCAGACGCTGCCGCACGCCGATGCCGTGCTGAAAGCCTTGGCAAACCTGCGCAAAGCGCTAGACTCTGAACCGCTGCACACGCTCTCGACGCTGCAGATGCACGAGCTGATCGACAACGTCCAGGCCGGTCTGATCACATTGCATGCGGCCCTGGTCAACGAGGCGTTGTACGCTCCGGCCGCCTGA
- a CDS encoding circularly permuted type 2 ATP-grasp protein — protein sequence MSEAIALDPYRPYPECFDELVESSGYARPQALAITRFIMQNGPDELVRRQAELDRTIAAMGISFTVYSDSENIDRAWPLDVVPRTISASDWQRTSDGLKQRLQALNLFINDLYNGQKILKDKVVPSDLVLKSKNFLAPCQGFEPAYKVWANICGTDLVRDGEGNFLVLEDNLRVPSGVSYMLENRTVMKRVFPELFAESTIGPVDDYPVELWNMLASLSPRDDVTPCIVVLTPGIYNSAYFEHSYLAQQMGCPLAQNNDLYVDNDVVYLRTLRGPQRVDVIYRRIDDTFIDPQVFRKDSALGIPGLIGAWRAGNVAIANAPGSGVADDKVVYAFVPEIIRYYLKQEPLIDNVPTYLCMDEKEREHVLANLDKLVVKPANESGGYGILIGPRASEEERARCAASIRENPRNFIAQPTLNLSTAPTLCEEGLEPRHLDLRPFILQGEDVYCTNGGLSRVALRRGSLVVNSSQGGGSKDTWIINHGS from the coding sequence ATGTCAGAAGCCATCGCACTCGATCCTTACCGGCCCTATCCGGAATGCTTTGACGAACTGGTGGAGTCCTCCGGCTACGCCCGTCCCCAGGCACTGGCCATCACCCGGTTCATCATGCAGAACGGCCCGGACGAGCTGGTGCGTCGCCAGGCGGAGCTGGACCGGACCATTGCCGCCATGGGGATCTCCTTTACCGTCTATTCGGACAGCGAGAACATCGACCGGGCCTGGCCCCTGGACGTGGTGCCGCGCACCATTTCCGCCAGCGACTGGCAGCGCACCAGCGACGGCCTGAAACAGCGGTTGCAGGCGCTCAACCTGTTCATCAACGACCTCTATAACGGGCAGAAGATTCTTAAAGACAAGGTGGTGCCGTCGGATCTGGTGCTGAAATCCAAGAACTTTCTTGCGCCATGTCAGGGCTTCGAACCGGCCTACAAGGTCTGGGCGAACATCTGTGGCACCGACCTGGTGCGTGATGGCGAGGGTAACTTCCTGGTACTGGAGGACAATCTGCGCGTGCCGTCCGGCGTTTCCTACATGCTGGAGAACCGCACGGTGATGAAGCGCGTGTTCCCGGAACTGTTTGCCGAATCCACCATCGGTCCGGTGGACGACTACCCGGTGGAGCTCTGGAACATGCTGGCGTCGCTTTCGCCGCGGGACGACGTGACGCCCTGCATCGTGGTGCTGACGCCGGGTATCTATAATTCCGCCTATTTCGAACACAGCTACCTGGCCCAGCAGATGGGTTGCCCGCTGGCCCAGAACAACGATCTCTATGTCGATAACGACGTGGTTTACCTGCGCACTTTGCGGGGGCCGCAGCGGGTGGATGTGATCTACCGCCGCATCGACGACACCTTCATCGACCCGCAGGTGTTCCGCAAGGACTCGGCACTGGGTATTCCCGGTCTGATCGGAGCCTGGCGTGCCGGTAATGTGGCCATCGCCAACGCGCCCGGTTCCGGTGTAGCGGACGACAAGGTGGTCTACGCCTTCGTGCCTGAGATCATCCGCTATTACCTCAAGCAGGAGCCGCTGATCGACAACGTGCCCACCTATCTGTGCATGGACGAGAAGGAGCGCGAGCACGTGCTGGCCAACCTCGACAAGCTGGTGGTCAAACCCGCCAACGAGTCCGGCGGCTACGGCATTCTCATTGGCCCGCGCGCGTCGGAGGAGGAACGCGCCCGTTGCGCCGCGTCGATCCGCGAGAACCCGCGCAACTTTATCGCCCAGCCCACGCTCAACCTGTCCACGGCACCCACGCTGTGCGAGGAGGGGCTGGAACCGCGCCATCTGGATCTGCGCCCGTTCATTTTGCAGGGCGAGGATGTCTACTGCACCAATGGCGGCCTGAGCCGAGTGGCGCTGCGTCGGGGTTCCCTGGTGGTGAATTCCTCCCAGGGGGGCGGCAGCAAGGACACCTGGATCATCAATCACGGGAGCTGA
- a CDS encoding transglutaminase family protein: MKYRITHLTRYTYEQDIANSYNRGCLLPRSLLYQKVESSSLEVTPTPSSLYSHPDYFGNLYTFFHVNSIHHRMDVKVTSQVEVMPRGLEGTPGHSMPWEDALNQLEKDHSPRLLQARMLRVGTRMAPTDPELAAFARDLFEPGLPLLEGARRLTHRIFSEFTYDPEFTTLTTPVRTVLEERRGVCQDFAHLAISALRSLGIPAGYVSGYLETLPPPGKQRLVGADASHAWFSVFDPSLGWVDFDPTNDLMPDERHITVAYGRDYADVVPLKGLMSGGGRHDLHVEVDVMPLAGRETRRATS; encoded by the coding sequence ATGAAATACCGCATCACGCACCTGACGCGCTACACCTACGAGCAGGACATCGCCAACAGCTACAATCGCGGCTGTCTGCTGCCGCGCAGCCTGCTGTACCAGAAGGTTGAGTCCAGCTCTCTGGAGGTCACGCCCACCCCCAGCAGCCTCTACAGTCACCCGGATTATTTCGGCAACCTCTATACCTTCTTCCACGTCAACAGTATCCACCATCGCATGGACGTGAAGGTCACCAGTCAGGTGGAGGTGATGCCGCGCGGGCTGGAAGGCACTCCGGGCCATTCGATGCCCTGGGAAGACGCGCTGAACCAGCTTGAAAAGGACCACTCCCCGCGTCTGCTGCAGGCGCGGATGCTGCGGGTGGGCACGCGCATGGCGCCGACCGATCCGGAGCTGGCGGCCTTTGCCCGGGACCTCTTCGAGCCGGGCCTGCCGTTGCTGGAAGGGGCGCGGCGGCTGACCCACCGGATCTTCAGTGAGTTCACTTACGACCCGGAATTCACCACCCTGACCACGCCTGTGCGGACTGTGCTGGAAGAGCGTCGCGGTGTCTGCCAGGACTTCGCCCACCTGGCGATCAGCGCGTTGCGCTCGCTGGGCATTCCGGCCGGTTACGTTAGCGGCTATCTGGAAACCCTGCCGCCGCCGGGGAAGCAGCGTCTGGTGGGTGCGGACGCCTCCCACGCCTGGTTCAGCGTGTTCGACCCGTCCCTGGGCTGGGTGGATTTCGATCCGACCAACGACCTGATGCCGGACGAGCGCCACATCACCGTCGCCTACGGCCGCGATTACGCCGACGTGGTGCCGCTGAAGGGCCTGATGAGCGGCGGTGGTCGTCATGATCTCCACGTGGAAGTGGACGTGATGCCCCTGGCCGGCCGTGAGACTCGCCGTGCAACCTCCTGA
- the recA gene encoding recombinase RecA, with protein sequence MEDNRKKALGAALSQIERQFGKGAVMKMGDQPREAIPSVSTGSLGLDVALGIGGLPYGRIVEIYGPESSGKTTLTLQVIAEAQKQGKTCAFVDAEHALDPVYAEKLGVDVDELLVSQPDTGEQALEIADMLVRSNAIDVIIVDSVAALTPKAEIEGEMGDSHVGLQARLMSQALRKLTANVKHANCMMVFINQIRMKIGVMFGSPETTTGGNALKFYSSVRLDIRRIGSVKEGDEVVGNETRVKVVKNKVSPPFKQAEFQIMYGRGINRLAEVVDLGVKEGFVDKSGAWYSYNGDKIGQGKANACKFLEENAEIAAEIEGKVRDKLMPKPESKEEKEKAAKESAEAETTNGELL encoded by the coding sequence ATGGAAGATAACCGTAAGAAGGCGTTGGGCGCGGCTCTGAGCCAGATTGAACGCCAGTTTGGCAAGGGCGCGGTCATGAAAATGGGCGACCAGCCCCGGGAAGCCATTCCCTCCGTCTCCACCGGCTCCCTGGGCCTGGATGTGGCACTGGGGATTGGCGGTCTGCCTTATGGCCGGATTGTCGAGATCTACGGGCCGGAAAGCTCCGGTAAAACCACGCTGACCCTGCAGGTCATCGCCGAGGCCCAGAAGCAGGGAAAGACCTGCGCCTTCGTCGATGCCGAGCACGCGCTGGACCCGGTCTACGCCGAGAAGCTGGGCGTGGATGTGGACGAGCTGCTGGTCTCCCAGCCGGACACCGGTGAGCAGGCGCTGGAAATCGCCGACATGCTGGTGCGCTCCAACGCCATCGACGTGATCATCGTCGACTCCGTTGCCGCCCTGACGCCGAAAGCGGAAATCGAAGGCGAAATGGGCGACTCCCACGTTGGTCTGCAGGCGCGCCTGATGTCCCAGGCTCTGCGCAAGCTGACCGCCAACGTCAAGCACGCCAACTGCATGATGGTCTTCATCAACCAGATCCGGATGAAGATCGGCGTCATGTTTGGCAGCCCGGAAACCACCACTGGCGGTAATGCGCTGAAGTTCTACTCTTCCGTGCGTCTGGACATTCGCCGTATCGGCTCGGTCAAGGAAGGCGACGAAGTGGTGGGCAACGAGACCCGCGTCAAAGTCGTCAAGAACAAGGTCTCGCCGCCGTTCAAGCAGGCCGAGTTCCAGATCATGTACGGTCGCGGCATCAACCGTCTCGCCGAGGTCGTGGACCTGGGCGTGAAGGAAGGCTTCGTCGACAAGTCCGGCGCCTGGTACAGCTACAACGGCGACAAGATTGGCCAGGGCAAGGCCAACGCCTGCAAGTTCCTGGAAGAGAACGCTGAAATCGCCGCCGAGATCGAAGGCAAGGTACGCGACAAGCTGATGCCCAAGCCGGAGAGCAAGGAAGAGAAAGAGAAAGCGGCAAAAGAAAGCGCCGAAGCCGAAACCACCAACGGCGAACTGCTTTAA
- a CDS encoding NosD domain-containing protein, with product MMTASCVTRDWATRLGGLTLMALLALLALPAQAGTDLAGVAVPGTAPGEVLKVTNYADDGSPGTLRWALQKNNADPGQYRIELAVTGDGPHVIRVQSALPPIKGPVVIDNVSYDRDGRYVVVDGADYIGGTDPQDCPGAVDGQFGTNVRTTSKPGLVLRDTRAVEIHGLEIRNFCIGVLVNRASGNLIHDNRIVHNIGGSGVMLTGDDGQGNSTATTTVHNKILNNTFVDNGDAMEATRGAAFNLIAGNRVTSSDQRNNEPSQGLEILWGNDNIVVNNHFEHLSDGVQLNWGNRNYISGNTFTALSSGVTLSGTGNIVAGNTLRGNRVAVAVRPQPVPPAEGEMGAHRVLGASINTISANRMIDNGQDIRRCYAGGSCLPQMKGAIVFNVPGLEHGQFEGNRGGGVETDSDKLDRICALDGPAEGCQETPNRGQKAPELLAVNVPDEGPAEIEGELAGLPDSLYRVELFANRTPGETEAEAYLGFIRVALNDDGKATFRFPLAAEQLEGVRNVTATATTPDGATSMLSEPLAL from the coding sequence ATGATGACAGCGAGTTGTGTGACAAGGGATTGGGCCACCCGGCTGGGGGGCCTGACACTGATGGCCTTACTGGCCTTACTGGCCTTACCGGCACAGGCGGGGACGGATCTGGCTGGTGTGGCTGTGCCGGGAACGGCACCGGGTGAGGTTCTCAAGGTAACGAATTACGCCGACGACGGAAGCCCGGGCACCTTGCGCTGGGCCCTGCAGAAGAACAACGCCGATCCCGGTCAGTACCGGATTGAGTTGGCGGTGACTGGCGACGGGCCCCACGTCATCCGGGTGCAGTCCGCCTTGCCGCCGATCAAGGGGCCGGTTGTTATCGATAACGTCAGCTATGATCGCGACGGCCGCTATGTCGTGGTTGACGGTGCCGACTATATCGGAGGCACCGATCCGCAGGACTGCCCCGGGGCCGTTGACGGCCAGTTCGGAACGAACGTGCGCACGACCAGCAAGCCCGGTCTCGTCCTTCGGGATACCCGCGCGGTTGAAATACACGGGCTGGAGATTCGCAATTTCTGCATCGGCGTGCTGGTGAACCGGGCCTCGGGTAACCTCATCCACGACAATCGCATTGTCCATAACATCGGCGGTTCCGGGGTGATGCTGACCGGAGACGACGGCCAGGGCAACAGTACCGCGACCACGACCGTTCACAACAAGATCCTCAACAACACCTTCGTCGATAACGGCGATGCGATGGAAGCTACTCGCGGAGCCGCGTTCAACCTGATTGCCGGCAACCGGGTGACGAGTTCGGATCAGCGTAATAACGAACCTTCCCAGGGGCTGGAAATCCTCTGGGGCAACGACAACATCGTCGTGAATAACCACTTCGAACATCTGTCCGATGGTGTGCAGCTTAACTGGGGCAATCGCAACTACATCTCCGGTAACACCTTCACGGCGTTGTCGTCGGGCGTCACCCTCAGCGGTACCGGAAACATCGTTGCCGGCAATACCCTGCGCGGCAATCGGGTGGCGGTGGCGGTTCGGCCCCAGCCAGTGCCGCCGGCCGAGGGTGAGATGGGCGCGCATCGCGTGCTGGGCGCGTCGATCAATACCATCAGTGCCAATCGCATGATCGACAATGGGCAGGATATCCGGCGCTGTTACGCCGGCGGTTCCTGCCTGCCGCAGATGAAAGGGGCCATCGTGTTCAACGTCCCGGGGCTGGAGCACGGCCAGTTCGAGGGCAATCGCGGCGGGGGTGTCGAAACCGATTCAGACAAGCTCGATCGGATCTGCGCACTGGATGGCCCGGCCGAAGGCTGCCAGGAAACGCCAAACCGGGGGCAGAAGGCGCCTGAATTGCTTGCGGTGAACGTCCCCGATGAGGGACCCGCAGAGATTGAGGGGGAACTGGCTGGGCTGCCTGACAGCCTGTACCGCGTGGAACTGTTTGCCAACCGGACGCCGGGCGAGACCGAGGCAGAGGCGTACCTGGGCTTTATCCGAGTGGCACTGAACGATGATGGGAAGGCGACGTTCCGCTTCCCGCTGGCGGCGGAGCAGTTGGAGGGTGTCCGTAATGTCACCGCCACCGCGACAACGCCCGATGGCGCGACGTCCATGCTAAGCGAGCCGCTTGCGCTGTAG
- the pncC gene encoding nicotinamide-nucleotide amidase — MSVTDDALATAAAALGDTLRAQGLMMTTAESCTGGWVAKCLTDRAGSSDYVDSGLVTYSNAAKTGLLGVRESTLAEHGAVSDPVVREMVGGALAATGAGVAVAISGVAGPGGGSDDKPVGTVWFAWGRSAADTHSEVRHFDGDRDAVRRQAVLFALERVHGHLT, encoded by the coding sequence ATGAGCGTAACGGACGATGCGCTGGCCACTGCCGCCGCAGCGCTGGGGGACACCCTGCGCGCGCAGGGCCTGATGATGACCACGGCCGAGAGCTGCACCGGTGGCTGGGTCGCCAAGTGCCTGACCGACCGCGCCGGCAGCTCGGACTACGTCGACAGCGGGCTGGTGACCTACTCCAACGCTGCCAAGACCGGGCTGCTGGGGGTACGCGAGAGCACCCTGGCCGAGCATGGCGCGGTCAGTGATCCGGTGGTGCGGGAGATGGTCGGCGGCGCCCTGGCGGCCACCGGCGCCGGCGTGGCGGTCGCCATCAGCGGCGTGGCCGGGCCGGGCGGCGGTTCCGATGACAAGCCGGTGGGCACAGTCTGGTTTGCCTGGGGGCGTTCGGCCGCCGACACCCACAGCGAGGTCCGCCATTTCGACGGTGACCGCGACGCCGTGCGTCGGCAGGCGGTGCTGTTCGCTCTGGAGCGGGTTCACGGGCACCTGACCTGA
- a CDS encoding circularly permuted type 2 ATP-grasp protein codes for MTRLDAPLSLDALRQIYACPSPERDEWLPRWAQPGWSDVLGWLMGQGGDALGALSSDLQHQLREHGATFDPQHQQNRTLDLFPWLFDLQEWHTIEAGLIQRRELLSRVLKDLYGPQTLLRDGILPPELIYRNAGFLLPCHDLLPEDMDWLVTLGCDLGRDTDGRMTVFGDCSQSPGGMGYVLENRLAINQVVPELTQHFDKRHLAAFFKDLQRALVPQTPYASEPLIGLLTRNYRDSQYFEHAFLANYLDLALVHGADLMFREGRIWLKTLSGLQPVDALIRYMPDHLSDPLELDSDIAGSPGLLQAIRQGNLVCANPPGAGLVDSGALLPFMETLCRHLLDEDLLLPSVPAYWCGDPAQCEIVLDELIDMVVHDLAVPGQRISFANASRRERAGLAERIKADPQRFVARRILPLSTVPVWQKQSVQCRFASLRTFVLHQAKHDQVLPGGLARCHEQALQLQLGLTSRFTAKDVWLQSPDGDSVSLLHSALTKVRLSRKSGLLPSRVADHLFWLGRYSERLNLACRAMRAALPLISTLARDEQVRTLTPLVEFACTINGGVFMPTEQEDELTHQLTSLFLYERKDGLLSVLQALIMNAQSVREFFSEDTWYVLERLQNALNQFPARGSVSRMDRALDEIILLQSAIYGLNNETMSRTQTLRFMDIGQHIERAQQTTALLHKVFVKYPQPGSNLMEAVLRMADTLMTYRRRYRTELHPVAIIDLLLLDEGTPRSVGYQCARLKRQVSLLPERDSTLTGLNAEQRLMVELVSLLQLVDLEALVSEQGEPSSQLDELLTRINNLLTKLSEAITLAYFNHADIPRPIDDV; via the coding sequence ATGACCCGACTTGATGCGCCCCTGTCTCTGGACGCCCTGAGGCAAATCTATGCGTGTCCCTCGCCCGAGCGGGACGAGTGGCTGCCGCGCTGGGCTCAGCCTGGCTGGTCGGACGTGCTGGGGTGGCTCATGGGGCAGGGTGGCGATGCGCTGGGCGCGTTGTCCTCGGACCTGCAGCATCAGCTGCGGGAACACGGCGCCACCTTCGATCCCCAGCATCAGCAGAACCGGACGCTCGACCTGTTTCCCTGGCTGTTCGATCTCCAGGAATGGCATACGATCGAAGCCGGTCTGATCCAGCGCCGGGAGCTGCTGTCGCGGGTGTTGAAGGACCTGTACGGCCCGCAGACATTGCTGCGCGACGGCATCCTGCCGCCGGAACTGATCTATCGCAACGCCGGTTTCTTGCTGCCGTGTCACGATCTGCTGCCGGAGGACATGGACTGGCTGGTGACCCTTGGCTGCGACCTGGGCCGGGACACGGACGGCCGCATGACCGTGTTCGGCGACTGTTCACAATCTCCCGGCGGGATGGGCTACGTGCTGGAGAACCGGCTGGCCATCAACCAGGTGGTGCCGGAGCTGACCCAGCATTTCGACAAGCGCCACCTGGCGGCCTTCTTCAAGGATCTGCAGCGGGCCCTGGTGCCGCAGACGCCCTACGCCAGCGAACCCTTGATTGGCCTGCTGACCCGCAACTACCGCGACAGCCAGTATTTCGAACACGCGTTCCTGGCCAATTACCTGGACCTGGCCCTGGTCCACGGCGCCGATCTGATGTTCCGGGAGGGGCGCATCTGGCTCAAGACCCTGAGCGGCTTGCAGCCCGTCGACGCCCTGATCCGCTATATGCCGGATCACCTCAGCGACCCGCTGGAGCTGGACAGCGACATTGCCGGCAGCCCCGGTCTGTTGCAAGCGATCCGCCAGGGCAACCTGGTCTGCGCCAATCCGCCGGGCGCGGGACTGGTGGACAGCGGCGCCTTGCTGCCCTTTATGGAAACGCTCTGCCGCCATTTACTCGATGAAGACCTGTTACTGCCGTCGGTGCCCGCCTACTGGTGTGGCGACCCGGCCCAGTGCGAGATCGTGCTTGATGAGCTGATCGATATGGTGGTGCACGACCTGGCGGTGCCCGGCCAGCGCATCAGTTTTGCCAACGCCAGCCGCCGTGAGCGGGCCGGGCTGGCGGAGCGCATCAAAGCCGATCCACAGCGATTTGTCGCACGTCGTATCCTGCCGCTGAGCACGGTGCCGGTGTGGCAGAAACAGTCGGTGCAGTGTCGTTTTGCGTCTCTGCGGACTTTTGTTCTGCATCAGGCGAAGCACGACCAGGTGCTGCCCGGTGGCCTGGCCCGCTGTCATGAACAGGCGTTACAGCTGCAACTGGGACTGACCTCCCGCTTCACCGCCAAGGATGTCTGGCTGCAGAGTCCCGACGGCGATTCGGTGAGTCTGCTGCACAGCGCGCTGACCAAGGTGCGGCTGTCCCGCAAGAGCGGCCTGCTGCCCAGCCGGGTGGCCGATCACCTGTTCTGGCTGGGCCGCTACAGCGAACGCCTCAACCTGGCGTGTCGTGCCATGCGCGCGGCACTTCCGCTGATCTCGACCCTGGCGCGGGACGAGCAGGTACGCACCCTGACGCCCCTGGTGGAGTTCGCCTGTACCATCAACGGCGGCGTGTTCATGCCCACCGAGCAGGAAGACGAGCTGACCCACCAGCTCACCAGCCTGTTCCTGTATGAGCGCAAGGACGGGTTACTGTCGGTGTTGCAGGCCCTGATCATGAACGCCCAGTCGGTGCGGGAGTTTTTCAGCGAGGACACCTGGTACGTGCTGGAGCGGCTGCAAAATGCGCTCAACCAGTTCCCGGCGCGGGGCTCGGTGTCGCGCATGGACCGCGCCCTGGACGAGATCATCCTGCTGCAGTCGGCCATCTATGGCCTCAACAACGAGACCATGAGCCGCACCCAGACCCTGCGCTTCATGGACATCGGCCAGCATATCGAACGCGCGCAGCAGACCACCGCGCTGTTGCACAAGGTGTTCGTGAAATACCCGCAGCCAGGCAGCAACCTGATGGAAGCGGTGCTGCGCATGGCGGATACGTTGATGACCTACCGCCGCCGCTACCGCACCGAGCTGCACCCGGTGGCGATCATCGACCTGTTGCTGCTGGACGAGGGTACGCCGCGCTCGGTGGGTTACCAGTGCGCCCGGCTCAAACGGCAGGTCAGCCTGCTGCCCGAGCGGGACTCCACGCTGACCGGGCTGAACGCCGAACAGCGGCTCATGGTGGAGCTGGTGTCGCTGCTGCAACTGGTGGATCTGGAAGCGCTGGTCAGCGAGCAGGGTGAGCCTTCGTCACAGCTGGATGAGCTGCTCACGCGGATCAACAACCTGCTCACCAAGCTGTCGGAAGCGATCACGCTGGCCTATTTCAATCACGCGGATATCCCGCGCCCCATCGATGACGTCTGA